The stretch of DNA ACGCCCGAACAGATGAAGATGTTTCTCACCCGACTCGGTTTCGGCTCGAAAATGGTCGTCACCGGCGACATCACGCAGGTCGATGTGCCCGCCGGGGCGAGCGGTCTGCGTCTCGTGACGCGCGTGCTCGACGGCGTCGACGACATCCATTTTTCACGCCTGACCAGCGCAGATGTTGTCAGGCATTCCCTGGTGGGGCGCATCGTCGATGCGTACACCGAATATGACGCACAGAAGCAAGCGCAGCGTTACGAAGCCGAGCAGGCCCGTGAATTCGCCGACCGTGCCGAACGCCGAACCCGCGGTACTGGCGACCGCCACCTGAAACGGAGACCGAGTTGAGCATCGAAATCAACAACGAATCAGCCATCCCGGTCGACGAGGCCGCGCTTCTGCGTCTCGCGGCCTTCGCCCTCGACGCGATGCACGTGCATGCGGATGCCGAGCTCGCTATTGTTTTGGTCGACGAGGGGGCAATGGAGCAGCTCCACGTGCAGTGGATGGACGAGCCGGGTCCCACCGATGTGCTCAGCTTCCCGATGGATGAACTGCGCCCGGGAACAGCCGAGGCCGAGACCCCGCCCGGGCTGCTTGGCGACATCGTGTTGTGCCCCCAGGTTGCGCAGGAGCAAGCCGTGACGGCCGGTCATTCGACGCTCGACGAACTGCTGCTGCTCACCACACACGGTGTGCTGCACCTGCTCGGCTTCGATCATGCAGAACCCGACGAAGAAAAAGAGATGTTTGGGATTCAGCGTGAAATTCTGATCGGTTTCGCCATGCAGGAGAGACGCGCCAACTGATGTTTCTCGGCTGGTTTCTTGCCGCAGCAATCGTGTTGGTCGCCTTTGGTGGCCTCATGGCCGCCGTCGACGCCGCGGTGACCTCGCTCTCCCGTGCCGACATCGCGGAGATGGCCGAGACGTCGCGCTCGAAGAAGTCGCTCGAGGCGATTGCCGACGATACCGGCGCGCATTTGAACGCCATCAACTTTATGCGAATCATCGCCGAGACCACCGCGGCCGTGCTGGTGACGTTGTTCTTCGCAACGGCGATTGACGAATTGTGGATCGCCCTGCTGCTCGCGGCACTCATCATGACCGCGGTGTCGTTCGTGCTCGTCGGGGCCAGCCCGCGCAGCGTCGGGCGGGCCCGTCCGCGCCAACTGCTCACGTTCACGGCTCCGCTCGTGCACTTTCTGCGTTTTCTGCTCGGACCGATCGCCAACGCACTGGTCGCCCTCGGCAACCGGGTCACGCCCGGGCGGGCCGCCCTCACGACATTCACGTCGGAAGATCAACTGCTCAGCATGGTCGACGAGGCAACCGAGCACGACGTGCTCGAAGAAGACGACCGTGAGCTCATTCACTCGATCTTCGAGTTCAACGACACCGTCGTGCGCGAGGTCATGGTGCCGCGCACCGACATGGTCACCATCGACGCCAGAGCGACGATCGGTGCCGCAATGGGCCTGTTCCTGAGTAAGGGCAACTCCCGTATGCCGGTGTTGGCCGGCGAGGTGGACGATGTCATCGGCATCCTCTACTTGCGCGATGTGGCCAAGCTCGTCTACGAGCGGCCGATCAACGCAGACGCTCTCACGGTCGACGAGCTCGCCCGGCCGGCCCAATTCGTGCCTGAATCGATGAAAGCGGATGCCCTGCTGCGGCAGATGCAGACGGAGTCAAACCATCTGGCCATGGTTGTCGATGAGTACGGCGGAATTGCCGGACTGGTCACGATGGAAGATCTGATCGAAGAACTCGTCGGCGACATCTCAGATGAGTACGACCGCGATGTGGTCGAGGTCGAAGACCTGGGCGATGGACACTTTCGGGTGAACGCGCGGTTGGCCGTCGATGAGCTCGGCGAATTGTTTGACCTCGACCTTGATGACGATGACGTCGACTCCGTCGGAGGCTTGCTGGCGAAGGCATTGGGGCGTCTGCCGGTGGCCGGCTCCGTCGCAACGATGAGTGGGCTGATCCTCACCGCCGAGCGCACCGAGGGTCGTCGCAAAAGAATTAGCACCGTGCTGGTAGAACGAGACGAAGCCTTGATCGATGCGCAGACCGCATTCCTGGCTCCGTCTGATGATGAAGGAGTAAATGGCAATGGCCAAGGCAGATGAGTACCGCGCGGGTTTCGTCTCGTTCGTCGGACGACCGAACGTGGGCAA from Leifsonia psychrotolerans encodes:
- the ybeY gene encoding rRNA maturation RNase YbeY, with product MSIEINNESAIPVDEAALLRLAAFALDAMHVHADAELAIVLVDEGAMEQLHVQWMDEPGPTDVLSFPMDELRPGTAEAETPPGLLGDIVLCPQVAQEQAVTAGHSTLDELLLLTTHGVLHLLGFDHAEPDEEKEMFGIQREILIGFAMQERRAN
- a CDS encoding hemolysin family protein, with the protein product MFLGWFLAAAIVLVAFGGLMAAVDAAVTSLSRADIAEMAETSRSKKSLEAIADDTGAHLNAINFMRIIAETTAAVLVTLFFATAIDELWIALLLAALIMTAVSFVLVGASPRSVGRARPRQLLTFTAPLVHFLRFLLGPIANALVALGNRVTPGRAALTTFTSEDQLLSMVDEATEHDVLEEDDRELIHSIFEFNDTVVREVMVPRTDMVTIDARATIGAAMGLFLSKGNSRMPVLAGEVDDVIGILYLRDVAKLVYERPINADALTVDELARPAQFVPESMKADALLRQMQTESNHLAMVVDEYGGIAGLVTMEDLIEELVGDISDEYDRDVVEVEDLGDGHFRVNARLAVDELGELFDLDLDDDDVDSVGGLLAKALGRLPVAGSVATMSGLILTAERTEGRRKRISTVLVERDEALIDAQTAFLAPSDDEGVNGNGQGR